In Chthoniobacterales bacterium, one DNA window encodes the following:
- a CDS encoding phage protein Gp36 family protein, producing MSNWTQITPDHLKAAAHANVIDRAATMATGTLDPVAEAIADAVARVRRAVASANSLDIDQTKVPNSLKGMTVRLAVFTLMDRLGFSLKDDQRETRKNDYSDLLRLTDKMIRVETPDSSAGSGEIQQGNTVVAVNVPRRQTGRERTSGL from the coding sequence ATGAGCAACTGGACACAAATCACACCCGATCACCTAAAGGCGGCTGCCCACGCCAACGTGATTGATCGCGCCGCCACGATGGCCACTGGCACGCTCGATCCCGTAGCCGAGGCGATTGCCGACGCGGTGGCGCGAGTTCGCCGTGCCGTGGCGTCCGCCAATTCCCTCGACATCGATCAAACCAAAGTTCCCAACAGCTTGAAGGGGATGACCGTGCGCCTGGCCGTTTTTACCTTGATGGATCGCCTGGGATTCTCGCTGAAAGACGATCAGCGGGAAACGCGCAAAAATGATTACAGCGATCTACTGCGCCTCACCGACAAGATGATCCGGGTCGAAACTCCAGACTCCTCGGCAGGCTCCGGCGAGATCCAGCAGGGCAATACCGTGGTGGCCGTCAACGTGCCACGCCGCCAGACCGGTCGGGAAAGGACCAGCGGATTATGA
- a CDS encoding phage protease, translating to MKFTIHTIPAHQTPIRFQRLVGAVAQGNFLALTGLSQVRTANTADLYPAPERMQLSAAITPNAADLTPVASGDWALISPYGDHPSPDGSYTQVFSREQADKVVKTWNSIAGIAVRTFKNIAHGLGIKSTAPVWDGHPETDKKRWPKEKLLAEISDLRAGEIGLEGKLTWNAKGDTARTRGPLFPSSLWWHWPASGTPPQVFPELLESVGLVPAPNISGVPAWTANTDLASSEAAENTETQKNENIMDKNKLIQLLGLAADATDEQIESALKLNRTTANTADQVRNDLTTANTTLDEEKKKVTSLNTANAAYVEGLLDLAEKRGVITAAQRGDYKDRLTTANTSAAAIKELTEKAPALNTTEVKLNGNRVDLSTANARATALEGLVAAYMKDHNCDRDKAYAAVQADPNNKPLFDAMSATSKA from the coding sequence ATGAAGTTTACGATTCACACGATTCCTGCGCACCAGACGCCTATACGTTTTCAGCGTTTGGTGGGAGCGGTTGCCCAAGGAAACTTTCTGGCACTAACAGGCCTGAGTCAAGTCCGCACCGCAAACACCGCCGACCTCTATCCGGCCCCAGAGCGCATGCAGCTTTCCGCTGCGATCACACCGAACGCTGCAGACCTTACGCCGGTGGCCAGCGGCGATTGGGCGTTGATCTCGCCCTACGGCGACCATCCCTCGCCAGACGGGAGTTACACTCAAGTCTTCTCTCGCGAACAAGCCGACAAAGTGGTGAAGACCTGGAACTCGATTGCGGGTATTGCGGTGCGCACCTTCAAAAATATCGCACACGGTCTCGGAATTAAGAGCACCGCACCGGTCTGGGACGGCCATCCGGAAACGGACAAAAAGCGTTGGCCCAAGGAAAAACTCCTCGCGGAGATTTCTGATCTTCGCGCTGGTGAAATCGGCCTCGAAGGCAAGCTCACCTGGAATGCAAAAGGCGATACCGCCCGCACTAGAGGTCCGCTCTTCCCCAGCTCGCTCTGGTGGCACTGGCCGGCTTCCGGCACGCCTCCGCAAGTCTTTCCCGAGTTGCTCGAAAGCGTTGGCCTCGTGCCCGCTCCTAACATTTCCGGCGTTCCCGCCTGGACCGCCAATACCGATCTCGCCTCATCCGAGGCAGCAGAAAACACAGAAACCCAAAAAAACGAAAACATCATGGACAAGAACAAACTTATTCAACTCCTCGGATTAGCCGCTGACGCGACTGACGAGCAGATTGAATCCGCACTCAAACTCAACCGGACAACGGCCAACACGGCCGATCAAGTTCGTAACGATCTCACCACTGCCAACACGACTCTGGACGAGGAAAAAAAGAAAGTCACCAGCCTTAACACAGCCAACGCCGCCTACGTCGAAGGCTTGCTCGATTTGGCAGAAAAACGCGGCGTCATCACGGCAGCCCAGCGTGGGGATTATAAAGATCGCCTGACCACGGCCAACACCTCGGCAGCCGCGATCAAGGAACTCACCGAGAAGGCTCCAGCACTGAACACCACGGAAGTGAAGCTCAACGGAAATCGCGTTGACCTCTCCACGGCGAATGCCCGCGCCACCGCGCTTGAGGGACTCGTCGCCGCCTACATGAAGGACCACAACTGCGACCGCGACAAAGCCTACGCAGCCGTCCAGGCAGACCCGAACAATAAACCTCTCTTCGACGCGATGTCGGCAACGTCGAAAGCCTAA
- a CDS encoding DUF935 family protein, with product MSETASAAPSANQGPLFTAEAIATQRRMRFNPLRLADPENLARWHDQFDVGILGPAAVCWDAMCRRDDTLVTVKPQLEESVASKDWGVFKKKGADEKEAARHAACLQYFWDHIKATDAFDKNERGGKELVLKHMMRADSYYYAVQHIIWNPEPGKMIDVEGSTPVPVITATLEYVPLWYFENTTGTLRFLPMGNASGITGQDMNWDGEWMVTVGRGLMFAGAGCLIFKRLTFQDWTIFNERFAQGKPIGQTTAGKDTPQGQAMRQLIEDFNGDQGIVIYDAQISDKPPISVLGPTGTASVDIFERFLDRQDRKLMMMYRGGDMTMQSRGADKGGEARGASLQGGETDTMEAGCCRRIAGAADEYLTRKVIEICFGKGVEPLAYFGLPDMDLENTQDLRESAGFLADRGVKVKASSVADRLGVELEEVQDSDDVLGGASIAQPEIPETAAKATANARLLETVQAALQRARTANGEAEGHPFHGNQYTEQARGERAMRASISEKTDVLNAMDHPTLGAIDFRHGDAGDAEKDFQGGSGVAPIVAKHGEAVAMKIPAVIAHGTIQEGKNRVFLEYGDHKAVLAKDYHGKPTNRWLVTGYEKKESNR from the coding sequence ATGAGCGAAACCGCCTCCGCCGCTCCTTCGGCGAACCAAGGGCCATTGTTCACCGCTGAAGCCATCGCGACTCAGCGTCGGATGCGCTTCAACCCGCTGCGTCTGGCCGATCCAGAGAACCTGGCTCGCTGGCACGATCAATTCGATGTCGGCATTCTAGGGCCAGCCGCCGTCTGCTGGGACGCGATGTGCCGTCGAGATGACACTCTCGTCACGGTCAAGCCGCAGCTCGAAGAATCCGTCGCGTCGAAAGATTGGGGTGTTTTCAAAAAGAAGGGCGCGGATGAAAAGGAAGCCGCCCGCCACGCCGCCTGCCTGCAGTATTTCTGGGACCACATCAAAGCCACCGACGCCTTCGACAAAAACGAACGCGGCGGAAAGGAGCTGGTGCTCAAGCACATGATGCGGGCCGACAGCTACTACTACGCCGTCCAGCACATCATCTGGAACCCAGAGCCTGGAAAAATGATCGACGTGGAAGGCTCGACGCCGGTTCCGGTGATCACGGCCACGCTCGAATACGTGCCACTTTGGTATTTTGAAAACACCACCGGCACCCTGCGCTTTCTCCCAATGGGCAACGCTTCAGGCATCACCGGGCAGGACATGAATTGGGACGGCGAATGGATGGTAACGGTGGGACGCGGCCTGATGTTTGCCGGAGCGGGCTGCCTGATTTTCAAGCGCCTCACTTTCCAGGACTGGACGATCTTTAACGAGCGCTTTGCCCAGGGCAAACCCATCGGCCAGACCACGGCTGGCAAGGATACGCCTCAAGGTCAGGCAATGCGGCAACTCATTGAGGACTTTAACGGCGACCAGGGGATCGTGATCTACGACGCGCAGATCAGCGACAAGCCACCGATCTCCGTCCTCGGTCCCACCGGCACCGCCAGCGTGGACATCTTCGAGCGCTTCCTCGACCGGCAGGATCGCAAGCTGATGATGATGTATCGCGGCGGCGACATGACGATGCAGTCTCGCGGTGCGGACAAAGGCGGAGAAGCTCGCGGCGCCTCGCTCCAGGGCGGGGAGACCGATACAATGGAGGCCGGATGCTGCCGCCGCATCGCCGGAGCTGCCGACGAATATCTCACTCGCAAAGTCATCGAGATCTGTTTCGGGAAAGGCGTGGAGCCGCTCGCCTATTTCGGATTGCCCGACATGGACCTGGAGAACACGCAGGATTTGCGCGAAAGCGCCGGGTTCCTCGCAGATCGCGGCGTAAAGGTGAAGGCGAGCAGCGTGGCCGACCGCCTAGGCGTGGAACTGGAGGAAGTCCAGGACAGCGATGACGTGCTCGGCGGTGCTTCTATAGCGCAACCAGAAATTCCAGAGACTGCCGCCAAAGCCACTGCGAATGCCCGTTTGTTAGAAACCGTGCAGGCGGCTTTGCAAAGGGCAAGAACGGCGAACGGAGAGGCGGAAGGTCACCCCTTCCACGGGAATCAATATACCGAGCAAGCGCGAGGCGAACGAGCGATGCGGGCTTCCATTTCAGAAAAAACCGACGTGCTGAATGCGATGGATCATCCAACTCTCGGCGCAATCGATTTCCGGCATGGAGACGCGGGCGACGCGGAGAAAGATTTCCAAGGCGGTTCTGGCGTCGCTCCCATCGTGGCCAAACATGGAGAAGCGGTGGCCATGAAAATCCCTGCCGTCATCGCCCACGGAACCATTCAGGAAGGCAAGAACCGGGTCTTTTTGGAATACGGCGATCACAAGGCAGTCCTCGCCAAGGATTACCACGGCAAACCCACGAATCGCTGGCTCGTGACCGGCTACGAAAAAAAAGAGAGCAACCGATGA
- a CDS encoding helix-turn-helix transcriptional regulator, whose translation MGKHIFSESLRSLMESKGMTQQQLAEAAGVNQASVHAWTKDSIPRGDVLLKVARTLGVPMESLLTGQSQSQSQSFSVLREEAPSLTRAEVLKAKQDIQALVEEAFARLLKKI comes from the coding sequence ATGGGAAAACACATTTTTTCTGAGAGTCTGCGGTCTCTCATGGAGAGCAAAGGAATGACGCAGCAGCAGCTCGCGGAAGCTGCTGGTGTTAACCAGGCCTCAGTTCACGCTTGGACAAAAGACAGCATTCCTAGAGGTGATGTTCTCCTGAAAGTCGCACGCACTCTGGGTGTCCCGATGGAATCGCTGCTCACGGGACAAAGCCAATCCCAGAGCCAATCGTTTTCTGTTCTCCGAGAAGAAGCTCCCTCTCTAACACGGGCTGAAGTGCTTAAAGCCAAGCAGGATATTCAGGCTTTGGTGGAGGAGGCGTTTGCCCGTCTCCTTAAAAAAATTTAG
- a CDS encoding ATP-binding protein, whose protein sequence is MKETITEEQPPELQPMPDIIAKLIAEQGDRSDSVFCREYNFGYADTTWSRVRRWVDAESVLTRDITKKGENKEVIVLHRKGERNPNYGQLFYQGSISEVLNECESMYRRIQERKALASKVRQGTVFITFPHFQTLLDRVTILHGSETQNRLLVYLADSGGGKTAFLREAAARTGGLFIEARESWRDSYFSACVDLCRATGITENLPSSGAAEKALIEILKVRKTVLLIDEGEYFGPKSINLIKLILNQTPTVVIICAIPELWNRIKRIAWMESLQIVRRTDHVETLTKIHPADVQKFMDQRELNLNGSSEASCKLIARHANEFGRYDLITRVADRLGMEEPQHLSDVESTVLQVKAMMGFTVR, encoded by the coding sequence ATGAAAGAAACCATCACCGAGGAACAGCCTCCCGAACTCCAGCCGATGCCGGACATTATCGCCAAGCTCATCGCCGAGCAGGGCGACCGCTCCGACAGCGTCTTCTGCCGCGAATACAATTTCGGCTACGCCGACACCACCTGGAGCCGCGTGCGGCGCTGGGTGGATGCCGAGTCCGTTCTCACCCGCGACATCACCAAGAAAGGCGAGAACAAAGAAGTCATCGTGCTGCACCGCAAAGGCGAGCGCAACCCGAACTACGGCCAGCTTTTTTACCAGGGCAGCATTAGCGAAGTGCTGAATGAATGCGAGAGCATGTATCGCCGCATCCAGGAGCGCAAAGCGCTGGCCTCGAAGGTTCGCCAGGGAACGGTGTTCATCACCTTCCCTCACTTCCAGACCTTGCTGGATCGCGTCACCATCCTTCACGGCAGCGAGACGCAAAACCGGCTGCTGGTGTATCTCGCCGATTCGGGCGGCGGCAAGACAGCTTTCCTGCGCGAGGCCGCAGCCCGCACCGGCGGACTCTTTATCGAGGCGCGGGAATCCTGGCGGGATAGTTATTTTTCGGCCTGCGTGGATCTGTGCCGAGCCACGGGCATCACGGAAAACCTGCCCAGCAGCGGCGCGGCGGAAAAGGCGTTGATCGAGATTTTGAAGGTTCGCAAAACGGTCCTTCTCATCGACGAGGGCGAGTATTTCGGGCCGAAATCGATCAACCTCATCAAGCTGATCCTGAACCAGACGCCGACCGTCGTCATCATCTGCGCCATCCCGGAATTGTGGAACCGCATCAAGCGCATTGCCTGGATGGAGAGCCTGCAAATCGTCCGGCGCACCGACCACGTCGAGACGCTCACGAAGATCCACCCCGCAGACGTGCAGAAGTTTATGGACCAGCGCGAGTTGAATCTGAATGGCAGCAGCGAAGCGAGCTGCAAGCTCATTGCCCGGCACGCCAATGAGTTTGGCCGCTACGACCTCATCACCCGCGTGGCAGATCGCCTCGGCATGGAGGAACCGCAGCACCTCAGCGACGTGGAAAGCACCGTGCTGCAAGTCAAGGCCATGATGGGATTCACCGTTAGATAG
- a CDS encoding DUF3164 family protein gives MQNLENYKADSQGRLVPLASIKPIDLERDDLISKLVQEAKAARDVLRKLRDLANADIQAFAEISAEKYGLKKLGGIKGNLTLMSFDGRYKVQRAIADVLVFDERLQAAKQLIDECLTLWSQDSGKEIRTIVASAFQVDKQGNISTGRVLSLRRHNFDHPKWVAAMEAISDSLNVATSRSYIRFYERDEKSGEYLPINLDLANA, from the coding sequence ATGCAAAACCTCGAAAACTACAAAGCCGACAGCCAGGGACGACTTGTCCCATTGGCCTCCATCAAACCCATCGACCTCGAACGCGACGATCTCATTTCCAAGCTGGTGCAGGAAGCGAAGGCCGCGCGCGATGTCCTCCGTAAACTGCGCGACCTGGCCAATGCCGACATCCAGGCGTTTGCCGAGATTTCCGCCGAAAAGTATGGCCTCAAAAAGCTCGGCGGCATCAAGGGCAACCTCACGCTGATGTCCTTCGACGGACGCTACAAGGTGCAACGCGCCATTGCCGATGTGCTGGTCTTCGACGAACGCCTGCAAGCCGCCAAGCAGCTCATCGACGAATGCCTCACCCTCTGGAGCCAAGACAGCGGCAAGGAGATCCGCACCATCGTCGCCAGCGCCTTCCAGGTGGATAAACAGGGGAACATCAGCACCGGGCGCGTCCTCAGCCTGCGTCGGCATAACTTCGATCATCCCAAGTGGGTGGCGGCGATGGAAGCCATCAGCGACAGCCTGAACGTCGCCACCAGCCGCAGCTACATCCGCTTCTACGAGCGTGATGAAAAAAGCGGCGAATACCTCCCCATCAACCTCGATCTGGCGAACGCCTAA
- a CDS encoding SAM-dependent methyltransferase, whose amino-acid sequence MGNVKLTPEVTAILRASTISGNLLFLPSGQLDRKMYEAVNKAIVMAGGKWMTNKKAHVFDGDPLVKLGIALETGVVVDEKNERQAFYTLRALAMQIAQMAMVAGEMVLEPSAGGGALADACMEMGAKDVLCIEIHGPSAEALKARYKVRMSDFLSCFPVNPSERFTRIVMNPPFTRNQDIAHVEHALKVWLAPGGVLVSVMAPNTSRARFQKLIANIKHEIEEVECGAFKESGTDISTIILRVIA is encoded by the coding sequence ATGGGAAACGTGAAGCTCACTCCCGAAGTCACTGCTATTTTGCGGGCTTCGACGATCTCCGGGAATCTGCTTTTTCTGCCATCTGGCCAGCTCGACAGGAAAATGTATGAGGCCGTCAACAAGGCCATTGTTATGGCGGGTGGCAAGTGGATGACGAACAAAAAGGCGCACGTTTTTGACGGTGATCCGCTGGTAAAACTCGGCATCGCCTTGGAAACGGGAGTCGTCGTGGATGAAAAAAACGAACGGCAGGCGTTCTACACGCTTCGTGCCTTGGCGATGCAGATCGCGCAGATGGCTATGGTCGCGGGCGAGATGGTGTTGGAACCCTCCGCAGGCGGCGGCGCACTGGCTGATGCGTGCATGGAGATGGGGGCCAAGGATGTGCTTTGCATAGAGATTCACGGGCCATCAGCCGAGGCGTTGAAAGCCCGTTACAAGGTCCGAATGTCTGATTTCCTCTCCTGTTTTCCAGTGAATCCATCCGAGCGATTCACTCGCATCGTAATGAACCCGCCGTTCACGAGGAATCAGGACATCGCTCATGTCGAGCACGCGCTGAAGGTTTGGTTAGCACCCGGCGGCGTGCTGGTTTCCGTGATGGCTCCTAACACTAGCCGCGCGCGTTTTCAGAAGCTAATCGCCAATATAAAACACGAGATTGAAGAGGTGGAGTGCGGCGCATTCAAGGAATCTGGCACAGACATTTCCACCATCATCTTGAGAGTGATCGCCTAA
- a CDS encoding DUF2786 domain-containing protein produces the protein MSYQAEFEWDAEPLDEVEPVQQECTASETILQRIKKLLRLSQDQAATPAEAERAAALAFDLAERHHVDVAALNLDDQGEPLTGEHFKCGRADRFTRAICGIVVRFFHVEQCFSEASVLFVGRETDVQIAGYVFDFLRRAGRAAARDYDVAEKRQRRKVTTLKRNNFLAGFAWGVRAQLMESREHFQLTASQTGLVLREEKARQEKLSVLVPEMQQIKAKPLRKVQSAASRGFISGMETQIHRPLGGRDLLRLK, from the coding sequence ATGAGTTACCAAGCCGAGTTTGAATGGGATGCGGAGCCGCTCGACGAAGTGGAGCCGGTGCAGCAGGAATGCACCGCCTCGGAAACGATCCTGCAACGCATTAAAAAGCTGCTCCGGCTCTCCCAGGATCAAGCCGCCACTCCCGCCGAAGCCGAACGCGCTGCGGCTCTCGCTTTCGATCTGGCGGAGAGGCATCATGTCGATGTCGCCGCGCTCAACCTGGACGATCAGGGCGAGCCGTTGACAGGTGAGCATTTCAAGTGCGGCCGGGCAGATCGTTTCACCCGTGCGATCTGCGGAATCGTGGTCCGTTTTTTCCATGTGGAGCAGTGTTTCTCGGAGGCGAGCGTGTTGTTTGTCGGGCGCGAAACGGATGTGCAAATCGCCGGATATGTCTTTGATTTCCTGCGCCGCGCCGGACGCGCTGCCGCCCGCGACTATGACGTTGCTGAGAAGCGCCAGCGCCGGAAGGTGACGACGCTGAAAAGGAACAACTTCCTGGCTGGATTTGCCTGGGGCGTGAGGGCGCAACTCATGGAGTCGCGGGAGCATTTTCAACTGACCGCTTCGCAAACGGGTTTGGTGCTTCGGGAAGAAAAAGCCCGCCAGGAAAAGCTGAGTGTGCTGGTGCCCGAAATGCAGCAGATAAAAGCAAAGCCTCTGCGCAAGGTCCAGAGCGCCGCCAGCCGTGGTTTTATCTCAGGAATGGAGACACAAATCCACCGACCGCTGGGAGGGCGCGATCTGCTTCGATTGAAATGA
- a CDS encoding DNA adenine methylase, with translation MKRILPVLRWPGGKSRHLKTLLPMILPHETYVEVFAGGLAVLLAKEKSSREVINDTNEDLVCFYRNARFHLPALLDELDGLNARAEFDRARDSLPATEIQRAARWFLLNAMSWGGKGENFGLGSAAVSRQGKLDRIKALSARLDRVVVEKLDYRKCLKAYDRVNTFFFIDPPYLNCDPGAYEGWNVEQMQELAAAILKLKGQWVLTVDDSPENREIFTEHELLGTVIRNQLNNCRKGEVKEMRELIIRPLRRPEA, from the coding sequence ATGAAACGCATTTTACCCGTTCTCCGCTGGCCCGGTGGCAAAAGCCGCCACCTCAAAACGCTCCTGCCCATGATCCTGCCGCACGAGACCTATGTGGAGGTGTTTGCCGGTGGCCTCGCTGTTCTCCTGGCTAAAGAGAAGTCGAGCCGCGAGGTGATCAATGACACGAATGAGGATCTGGTGTGTTTCTACCGCAACGCCCGTTTCCATCTGCCTGCGCTCCTGGATGAGCTGGATGGATTGAATGCCAGGGCGGAGTTTGATCGCGCTCGCGACTCGTTGCCTGCCACGGAGATCCAGCGTGCGGCCCGGTGGTTTCTCCTGAATGCGATGTCCTGGGGTGGCAAAGGGGAAAATTTCGGCCTCGGGAGCGCTGCTGTGTCGCGCCAGGGGAAGCTGGATCGGATCAAGGCTCTCAGCGCCCGTCTCGACCGGGTTGTCGTGGAAAAGCTCGACTATCGGAAATGCCTCAAGGCCTACGACCGGGTGAACACGTTTTTCTTTATCGATCCGCCGTATTTGAACTGCGATCCGGGCGCGTATGAAGGCTGGAACGTGGAGCAGATGCAGGAGCTGGCAGCGGCGATTCTGAAGCTGAAGGGCCAGTGGGTATTGACGGTCGATGACAGCCCGGAGAACCGGGAGATCTTCACGGAGCACGAGCTGCTGGGCACGGTGATCCGCAACCAGCTCAACAACTGCCGCAAGGGAGAGGTGAAGGAAATGCGCGAGCTGATCATTCGTCCGCTTCGGAGGCCGGAAGCATGA
- a CDS encoding Shedu anti-phage system protein SduA domain-containing protein, producing the protein MPRHDYNWLERINRYQPTDPALPWSWLSKTDIVQRILFQWNSLLQTPNIAERKLTEFLKRNAGLFFHFENQYPFALSEIRLGSHYAIDFALADDRWSDGTLWSLIEIELPSTPPFNKDGSKSMRLSRSLDQIEHWRSWLKRCCRMTQELFPCSRWNPEAYLKFIIVIGTRENSSKWIERRNELSKDYGVEIRSFDWLTDCLKRGTKWINDTSHWEAHDQGPFAPMVANALGNPLYEAFTHVEWKETIRECCNCDRIMDLNADVILKHRHNSEVFKEFSEFCQARTEEYAIWKYKLISNSLSDSKDLRFL; encoded by the coding sequence ATGCCTCGCCATGATTACAACTGGTTAGAGAGAATCAATCGTTATCAACCAACTGACCCCGCTCTCCCGTGGTCATGGCTTTCAAAAACCGATATAGTTCAAAGAATCCTTTTCCAATGGAACTCACTGTTGCAAACACCAAACATTGCAGAGCGTAAACTTACTGAATTTCTAAAACGAAATGCCGGGCTCTTCTTTCATTTTGAAAATCAATATCCCTTTGCTCTAAGCGAAATACGTTTGGGATCGCATTATGCGATTGATTTTGCGCTAGCTGATGATCGTTGGAGTGATGGCACGTTGTGGTCACTAATTGAAATTGAGTTACCTTCAACTCCACCTTTCAATAAAGATGGCTCAAAGAGCATGCGCCTGAGCCGTTCGCTAGATCAAATCGAACACTGGCGGAGTTGGCTAAAAAGATGTTGCCGAATGACCCAGGAACTTTTCCCATGCAGTAGATGGAATCCTGAGGCATACCTCAAATTTATTATTGTCATCGGGACTCGAGAAAATTCATCGAAGTGGATAGAGAGACGAAATGAGCTTTCCAAGGACTACGGTGTTGAAATCAGGAGCTTCGACTGGTTAACCGATTGTTTGAAACGCGGAACCAAATGGATAAATGATACAAGTCATTGGGAAGCTCATGACCAGGGCCCATTTGCACCTATGGTTGCAAACGCTTTAGGAAATCCATTGTATGAGGCTTTTACACATGTTGAATGGAAAGAAACCATTCGGGAGTGCTGCAACTGTGATCGTATCATGGATCTGAATGCTGACGTGATTTTGAAGCATCGGCACAATAGTGAGGTCTTCAAAGAATTTTCAGAATTTTGCCAAGCTAGGACCGAGGAATATGCCATTTGGAAATACAAACTAATATCCAATTCACTCTCTGATTCGAAGGATCTCCGTTTTTTATAA
- a CDS encoding restriction endonuclease, translated as MNELVATSGQPLTEDHSTHSAQYRRDSWIIDVQFTNEKIASITYAKLDPLTETDIQQLLKIQSTGETWKQIGFAGMKVRNWMRSDYAMAVYDPKFPRVLRFSGGRYKPNSALPSTTPAPLARSVTSYPSHAAPEERKTPLSTPYATTPVRTSNQPSSSRPNGIAIFLAIAALLVAAFTKGKWGRQQKVSSLPPPLPANVPEPSSFNEKLTLDSLTWEQFELLIGLIYQRQGWEVAISGGLGPDGGIDVTLTRGSEKVLVQCKHRKDPVKVEEIRELFGVHMAERSTRAIFITSGEYTKPGLQFAEGKDIEMINRTQLLRLIGEVTRPGENLFRVNQWVKQFEEEVNIFTPTCPRCSATMSLKSGPGWRRWYCSRPRCRGDRKARADLHYHMVLE; from the coding sequence ATGAACGAGCTAGTCGCCACTTCAGGTCAGCCGCTCACGGAAGATCATTCCACGCACTCGGCTCAATACCGGAGGGACTCGTGGATCATCGACGTGCAATTTACGAACGAAAAAATTGCTTCCATTACCTATGCCAAGCTCGATCCGCTCACCGAAACGGACATCCAGCAACTCCTGAAAATCCAAAGCACAGGAGAAACATGGAAGCAGATCGGTTTCGCTGGCATGAAAGTCAGGAACTGGATGCGGTCCGACTACGCGATGGCCGTTTACGATCCGAAGTTTCCTCGTGTGCTTCGGTTCTCCGGTGGCAGATACAAGCCTAACTCCGCTCTTCCTTCAACCACACCAGCCCCATTAGCTCGTTCTGTTACTAGCTATCCCTCTCACGCCGCTCCAGAAGAGAGGAAAACACCTCTCTCGACTCCCTATGCGACAACACCTGTTCGCACTTCGAATCAACCCAGTAGCTCCAGACCCAACGGAATCGCCATATTCCTAGCTATCGCAGCGCTTCTCGTCGCGGCGTTCACAAAAGGAAAGTGGGGCCGGCAGCAAAAAGTCTCATCATTACCGCCACCGTTACCCGCGAATGTTCCGGAGCCGAGTTCCTTCAACGAGAAACTCACGCTGGATTCCCTAACTTGGGAACAATTCGAACTCCTCATTGGGCTCATCTATCAGCGTCAGGGATGGGAGGTTGCCATCAGCGGTGGCCTGGGTCCGGATGGCGGAATCGATGTCACTCTCACGCGCGGAAGCGAGAAAGTGTTAGTGCAATGCAAACATCGAAAGGACCCCGTGAAAGTGGAAGAAATCCGCGAACTCTTCGGAGTCCACATGGCAGAACGCAGCACCCGCGCCATTTTCATTACGAGTGGCGAATACACCAAGCCCGGACTCCAGTTTGCCGAAGGTAAAGATATCGAGATGATCAACCGCACTCAGTTGCTGCGGTTGATCGGTGAGGTCACTCGACCCGGCGAAAACCTCTTTCGGGTCAATCAGTGGGTTAAACAATTTGAGGAAGAGGTGAACATCTTCACACCGACATGTCCCAGATGCAGCGCGACGATGTCCTTGAAGAGCGGCCCAGGTTGGCGGCGTTGGTATTGCAGCCGACCACGCTGCCGCGGAGATCGCAAAGCTCGTGCCGACCTGCACTATCACATGGTCCTGGAATAA